The following are from one region of the Streptomyces fradiae genome:
- a CDS encoding GYD domain-containing protein, which translates to MPLYLSRFSYTPETWARLIGHPEDRAEAARSYIESVGGKLHGFWYAFGTHDGYNLWEAPDNVSMAAVGPAISGGGALSSFETTVLLTVDETLDALGRAGQVRYRAPGAER; encoded by the coding sequence ATGCCGCTTTATCTATCCAGGTTCAGCTACACGCCGGAGACCTGGGCGAGGTTGATCGGGCACCCCGAGGACCGCGCAGAAGCCGCTCGGTCGTACATCGAGTCTGTCGGTGGGAAGCTCCACGGCTTCTGGTACGCCTTCGGCACGCATGACGGCTACAACCTGTGGGAGGCACCGGACAACGTTTCCATGGCTGCGGTCGGGCCGGCGATCAGTGGGGGCGGCGCGCTCAGCTCGTTCGAGACGACCGTTCTCCTGACCGTCGATGAGACACTGGACGCCCTGGGCAGAGCCGGGCAAGTCCGGTACCGGGCTCCCGGCGCGGAGCGGTGA
- a CDS encoding flavodoxin domain-containing protein has translation MASVRVLYASEHHSTEEIADRIGERLRLNGHHVEIQALPAPSDRQGPSPGEALVLGSAVHDGAWLPAAEGFVRSNADRMGDQPTWMFSVGMAAALPGPLRRLAERKVQPRISALVEVVRPRDHRRFSGVIRREHLDRKGALLFRLLGCRYGDHRDWAAIDAWADDIARELVA, from the coding sequence GTGGCCTCCGTTCGGGTGCTCTATGCGTCCGAGCATCACTCCACGGAGGAGATCGCCGACCGGATTGGTGAGCGATTGCGCCTGAACGGACACCATGTGGAGATCCAGGCGCTGCCCGCGCCCTCCGATAGGCAGGGGCCTTCGCCGGGCGAAGCGCTTGTGCTGGGCAGCGCGGTCCATGACGGCGCTTGGCTGCCGGCGGCGGAAGGCTTCGTCAGGAGCAATGCTGATCGCATGGGCGATCAGCCGACGTGGATGTTCAGCGTCGGAATGGCCGCGGCTTTGCCCGGGCCGTTGCGCCGACTTGCCGAACGCAAGGTGCAGCCGCGTATCTCTGCTCTCGTCGAGGTCGTCCGTCCTCGGGACCATAGGCGCTTCTCGGGCGTGATCCGGCGCGAGCACCTCGACCGGAAGGGTGCCTTGTTGTTCCGGCTGCTTGGCTGCCGTTACGGGGACCACAGGGATTGGGCGGCGATCGACGCCTGGGCGGACGACATCGCCCGGGAGCTCGTCGCGTGA